The Streptomyces sp. NBC_01317 genomic interval CTCGGTCCTGCTCGGTTCTTCGCGTCCTCCTACGGATGTGACGGTCGCGGGCCCCCGAGATGTGACATCGGGGATCGGCGTTGTCAGTGCTGTGCGTCACCATGGGGGCATGGTGCGGAAGACGGCGAAGGCGACGAAGAGCGGACCGGTGGCGAGGCGGCCGGAGGTACGGCTGCCGCCGCTGATGCCGTACGACGCCGAGGGCGGCGGCGGCCTGGAGCCGGACGGGGACTACGACGGGCTGGAGTTCAAGGAGGTCGACCTGGCGGGGCAGGAGGGGCCGGGCTCGCGGTTCATGGACTGCGCGCTGCGGGAGTGCGGTCTCGACGGGACGGAGCTGGCCCGCGCGCGTTTTATCGACTCCGTGCTGAGCGGCGTACGGGGGGTGGGGACGGACCTGTCGGGGGCGTCGCTGCGGGACGTGGAGGTGCTGGACGCGCGCCTGGGCGGGACGCAGCTGCACGGCGCGGTGCTGGAGCGGGTGCTGTTCCGGGGCGGGAAGATCGACTACCTGAACCTGCGCAACGCCCGCCTCAAGGATGTGGTGTTCGAGGGCTGCTTCCTGTCGGAGCCGGATTTCGGGGGCGCGGTGCTGGAGCGGGTCGAGTTCCGGGACTGCGTGCTGCGGCAGGCGGACCTGAGCGGGGTGCGGATGACGGACGTCGACCTGCGGACGGTCGCGGAGCTGGACATCGCGCGGGGGCTGGACCGGCTGGCGGGGGCCGTGATCAGCTCGGCGCAACTGCTCCAGCTGGCACCGGCGTTCGCGGCGCAGATCGGGGTGCGGGTGGAGGACACGCTGGAGTCGTAGCGCGACGACGCCGATGACGGATCGAGGCCATGGAGCCAGCCACGCACATCACCCCCCTCACACACATCACGCCCCGCACACCTCTCACGCCTCTCACGCACATCGTGGTGCAACGCATACGCACGTCGTGGACGAAGGAGTCCCGGGGTGGCCGTGGAGCGGTCCTGAGGAGCGCGGCGCCGGAGGCCTTCCCGATACCGACGGGTGTGTCCTCCGGCCTGCACGAGGTCTCGTTGGAGGAGTACGCCTCGTTCCGCCCGGAGGTTCGGCTGGGGGACCTGGCGGAGTGCGGGATCGCTCTCCAGGAACAGGAGGCGGACGGATTCCTGACGGTGGGCCCGCCAACGCTGCTCCCGGGCGGCGTGCCGCGACGCGACTGGCGGCGTCCGGCCGTGCGGCTGGCCCCGGGCGAGTGGGCGCGGTGGCAGATCAACTACCGCTTCGGCGGGAACACCAACTGGACCTACCGGCTGGACACGTTCAACGTCGCTTACGGCCCCCCGACGCCCAAGGTGTTCCTGGGCGAACCGGCCCACGGCGTGGACGAGCGCGGGTCCCTGCGCTGAAACCCGCTCGACGTGCCAGGACATTACGAAGGCCCCGACCCGGGGGGAGGAGTCGGAGCCTTCGGTGTGCGCCCAGGACACGGCCTTGAGGTGGGGGGAGGAAGCGGTTGCCTGCTTCCCGGCCAATGCCCCGGCAATCTTCGTGTGCCCGACCCGGGGGGATGTACGCCTGCGGATCCGCGAAACGATGGGTGGGCTGTGTGGGCACTGTGTTGTGAAGGTGTGACGCCCCAGGTCAGCGCGCGACGGCCGCCGGATCAGATGCGGGGGAACCGCGACTGGAGGTCCCAGACGATCGGGTTGTCGGCGAGGCCCTCGTGCAGGTCGGACAGATCGGCGATCAGGTCGTGCAGGAAGTCCCGCGCCTCGCGGCGCAGCAGCCGGTGCCCGAAAGTCAGCGGGGGCTCGTCGCCGGGCATCCAGTCGGCCTCCACGTCGACCCACCCGAACCGCCGGGCGAACAGCATCCGGTCCGCCGACTCGGTGAAGTCCAACTCGGCATACTGCGGCTTCGCCGCCCGCGCGCCCCGCGGATCGAGGTCGAGCTGCTCGACGATGTCGCACAGGGCCCAGGCGAAGTCGAGCACCGGCACCCATCCCCAGGCCGTGGACACTTCCCGGTCCGCCTTGGTGTCGGCGAGATAGACGTCCCCGCAGAACAGGTCGTGCCGCAGCGACCGTACGTCCGCCATGCGGTAGTCGGTCTGCGGAGGATCGGGAAAGCGCCGGGAGAGGGAGTAACCGATGTCGAGCACGCGCCCGATGGTGTCACGCCGATTCACCCACCCGGCCCCGGGATGGGAGAGTCGAGAAACCCCGGCCCCGCACCGGAGAAACGTCACCGCTCACACGTTCGAGTGACGGCTTACGGTTTCACTCGCGGCCGTCGCCTCTAGGCTGGGAGTGTCGCACTGCGCGAAGGAGGTATGCCGTGGCACTGCCTGTTCCGGAGTACGAGCCGTACGAGCCGAATGAGCTGTACGAAGAAGAGAATGACCTGCTCGACCACAGGAAAATTGCCAGGCTGGTCAAGGGCAGGATCGAAGCCCTGTCCGTGGAAGACGCCTTCGACATGTTCAGTGCGGTTGCCCCTCAGGGGTGGCGCGTGGAATTCAGGCAGGGTCGTGCCCGACCTGGTCATCGCCCCCAAGGGCAGCTTCGCGGATGAGCTGGAGTACCACGACCCGGCACCCGTGTTGCTTGTCGCCGAGGTCACCTCGCGATCCACTGCGGAAAACGACCGCGTGAAGAAGATCCGGGGGTACGCCCGCGCGGCCATCCCCATCTACCTGCTCGTCGACAGGGAAGCGAACCAGGCCGTGCTGTGCACGATCCCCGTGGGCGAGGACTACAAGCGCAAGGTTCCGTACAAGCTGTCCGAGAAGATCCCCCTCCCCGCGCCCTTCGGCTTCGACCTCGACACCGCCGAGTTCTGACCGCCTGAAACGAAGCCGGAGGCGTCAAGGCCTAGCATCGGCGGATGCGTCGGTACGTGGTCTC includes:
- a CDS encoding pentapeptide repeat-containing protein, with translation MVRKTAKATKSGPVARRPEVRLPPLMPYDAEGGGGLEPDGDYDGLEFKEVDLAGQEGPGSRFMDCALRECGLDGTELARARFIDSVLSGVRGVGTDLSGASLRDVEVLDARLGGTQLHGAVLERVLFRGGKIDYLNLRNARLKDVVFEGCFLSEPDFGGAVLERVEFRDCVLRQADLSGVRMTDVDLRTVAELDIARGLDRLAGAVISSAQLLQLAPAFAAQIGVRVEDTLES
- a CDS encoding Uma2 family endonuclease, which codes for MRLPLRGGAWNSGRVVPDLVIAPKGSFADELEYHDPAPVLLVAEVTSRSTAENDRVKKIRGYARAAIPIYLLVDREANQAVLCTIPVGEDYKRKVPYKLSEKIPLPAPFGFDLDTAEF